Within the Telopea speciosissima isolate NSW1024214 ecotype Mountain lineage chromosome 4, Tspe_v1, whole genome shotgun sequence genome, the region GACGATTGCAGCGGTGCTTCTTGCGTTCGTCAAGTCGGCGATTGCAGTGGGAATTCCTTAAGGTATTTTCTTAATTAGCTCGTAGTGTTTTAGAACCTTTGTCTTTTGATTTAGTTTTTTAAGATTTAATTTAtgctcttctcttctattctctaagcttcaaaagaagaaaaggactatttgttttgctttgttttattttcaaacttGTAGGTTCTAGTTTTCTGACTTGGTCAAAAGCTGTTGTAGTCTGATAGATGGAGGAGAATTTTTTTCTTGacttattttttcatttatttttatttgttatagaaaatattttctacacttCATGATCACACGATGTAATTCACACCACAGCCCTTTTCAAATTTCCAAATCTAAAAGAGTAAATtaagaaatgggaaaaaaataaagtaactGTTTCATGTCTGTGTTTCTATGCTTATAACATGAAAGTAATAAGATGGTGatagtgatggtggtggttgtggtgtCTCTATAGCAACAGTAACGGTGGTTCATGACCTAGTAACGGTGGTTCATGACCTATTGTTTCTTCAGATAACCATCACTTTTCCGTACTTGGGGGTTGTTTGCCCACctcatcctctttctttttcctcttcatttGTATAAAAGTTCTTCTTAATTGTAAGTAGtaaattttattagtttttgggtgatttgttaaTAACCATCTATCACCCTTCACCTCACACCCATTTAgccatttcttccttcctttcacATGGGACCTCTCCTTAGCTCTCCTTCCATTTGTCATTGGTTGCCAACCAACAGCTCCCTCCCTCTTTCGCTCTCTAATCTCTATTGCTTtcaaactatatatttaggcacatcagtaaatgctattattgtgtttattaggtGTACATGTTTGTagcatagtgaatatatgcacGTATTTTTACTCCTGGATTTTTATAGAACAATCGTATTATACACATATTAAACACGTACCGTATTATTGCTGTAGCATATTATTGCgctggattttttgaaaagtattattgtcgtATAGTCCGTTTGACTGCCGTACGTATCTGTTCCCGTATTAAtaccgttcccgaacttactaactatggaaatgataggatttatctttatatatatattttttaaaaagtgcaTTATACTAAAAGGATTAAAAAATGTGAGATTAGAATCATGTTCGCGACAAGATAAGTATAAAACAAGATCAAAGTTTCTGCTAAGAATTTAATAAGAGTACTTTctttcaaaccctaatattgAACCTTaaatttttagaatttttaaTACCTTGAATAGATATGAGGGCTGTTAAAATACCATACATAATCCTAACCCAAGTATATTCGTATCATTCATACTATACCTTACATTATCGCACCTAAACAAATCAgtagaattaaaaataaaggttattcaaataagtaaataaggttgttttttcaaaatttttagaaagaaaaaaaaccacacTTTACTATGCCTAATGAAGTGTTACATTTCAGTACTTGTTACATCACCCACCCTGCCATGTGGCTTGGAATGAAGCATAACCCTTCAATAGGAAGAGTGGGGCCACATTATATAGAGAAAAGCCTAGGAGAACCATATGGAAAAACTAGAGTGTCCAGTGAGGTGTAGTATTAGGCTTTAGTATTTTTTACCACGTGATAATACATGGGTGGGGCCACATGGTAGATAGTGAAGCATAACACTTCATTATGCATGGGGAAGCTCAGGCACttcctcacccccccccccccaaatgatCACCCTTACCCCTACAAATGAAAAATCCCCCCAAATCAATGCTTATTCACGTCCCCTCATTGGTCCTTACCGATGCAGGGGCCACATGACCGGGTAGAGTCTTCTCCTCATATTTGAGATAGATAGGAAGAAACGTTGAGGTTATTCTATTATATGAAAATTAGTTGTGTCAATTCGAATTTAGATGGAAATGAGGCACACCAAAAGTTGGAATCAAAACCTTTTGtgagcatggttctaagtattggtatcttATTGCCCGTGGGTGATATgtaccggttttgctagtcatcgatattGATACTGTGCTGATATTATAAATTATATCATTAGTACGGTatagacaagggataaaatggtcaaaaaactcatttttttaaaggaaattcAAGGGTATTCTTATCTGATACAGCCGATCTAGGCGGATACCGTATCtatatcatatcggttttgcgtgttaccgatacccattccgataccgtgcGTTAAAATCATGTTTGTGAGTGATACGAGTAAAATAAAAACCACTCAAAATATGACACGTGAACATGGTagatcttgaagaagattggTGGGTTGGATTCTCGTGTCAGGTCATATCTTCCTAAACAGAAACCAACTTCAAATCAAGCATTTACTATTAGTATTCTAAATAGGAAACATGCATCACCTTGTCATAAATGGTTCAAGAAGATCTATGATAGCGAGATTAAACTCCCAAATTAATAAGGGGTTGGAATCTCCCCAAGAACTCTGTAAATAGAAAATTTCCATTACAGGACTCTCCATGTTTATTccatttttgaaaagaaaattactaACCCAGAAAACGACATGCCCAAGAAGGACTCTAATCACAACCTACATCACAAGGTACTATACTATGAATAAGACCTCACTTGAACTAGTATGGATCAAGTTCTCAGCTTTATGAATTTAATCTGTCGTACGTTCAAGACTGCGACCAAAGAACTGACTTAAGAATCGGAGAATCCCATCGGAGTTCACTCCGACCACCTTTGGTATCTCGTTTCATTTATGCTTTACAGGTTATCCACTAATcataggttttttattttaggtcAAGTTAATTTTGGAGGCATAGACCATGATTGGCAGTCTATACATGTATATATGATGTTACACAGTACAAAGGTCCTACACTATAATGAataatacaaatataaaaagtATCTAATCAATCAAATATATAGAGACACTGTCTCACACAAAGGgccaaacatcaaaataaatacATGAAAGAAGAATCACTGAAACCTGTCCTTCTATAAAACTCTCCTTCAATAAATGGACAAAAATTAATAGATAGGTTTTTAAATATTCTCGTGACACTGTCACACTCTCACTTCCCATATATGCTGACACATTGTCTATAGTTTTTCATTTCAATCCTTACCTAGCCTTCCTTTTGACTCTTAATTAACCTGTCATGCACACCCTACGTACCCTTATTGGAAAACTTCCAGCCCTAAAATGTCAACATCTACACATAGAATAATTTCCCTTCCAGTGAAATAAATAGGAATTTTATTTTCCCCTCATGGCTTCTAGCCTTCTTGTGTGGGGGAGTTTGGATGACTTAGAATCCAAACCCAAAGAATTAATTATCATCATTTATCATTACTGGAATAAGTAACTAAGTAGTCAAAGTATGAGTTGAGCTGGGGCCCACCATTCAAAAAACATACTTAGCTAGGCTTAATTTCTCAGAATAGGAGGGAAAAACAAACCTTGTTCTTCTTGGAGCATTCTATACTTTATAGAATGTTCAACTGAAATCATTTCAGTGCCACGTGAAATGATTGTCATGTCCCTATGGAAAGTTGGAAATTCCTAGAGGCACGATGGTCACAGTTGGAAACATGTATCAACAATTGAGATAATAAATTGCAATCGTGACAATATTGCTGGATTACTgctaaaaatgaataaaattataaaacaagggaaaaatcTAACCGGTTCTACACTAGACTTGGCGGCTGCCCGTGGCCATGCCTAGACACATAACCACTTTGGGACATCTaaaaatgaccgccttaccccccaCCCCAATGATCTGAAAAACTGAAACCACTCAATGATTTATTATTGCTTAAAAGTCGATTACATTAATCAATCTGACAtctacacaaaaataaaaaacaacctAACCGTTAACCAATATAAccacccaaaataaaaatgtatTTATATGTCAATTGTTATAATCAAATCTGAATGAAACGTccggaggaggaggagtaaGGATTTGATGCTGCCACTCTCTACTGAATGTCTGCAACTGCAGGGATGTAATAatagccaccaccaccaccctgaCTTGAATTGTTGAATACCCCCTCAATCTGATTCTCATCCAACGTTGGTAACAAATAAGAGTAGTTCTTCTGATCATGAATTTGAGCTACAGATGATATCACTGGAGTACCGTATGTGAAATCAACACCGTCCATCATTAATGTCCCTGTATCAAATAACATAGCTGGAGAACCATATGTGAAATCAATAGGCAAACAGGAGTACTCATCCATCATCATGGGATTCGGCACATAAGAGAGAGGCAGCTGCTGGTGTAGTAGTAGAACATCATCATCTGGTGGAGATGAGAAGTACTCTATCGCTTTCTCCAATAAGTcaaattcctcttcttctgtcCTGTTCAGTTTCTGGTTCACAAGCTCAACCTTCAAATCCAGTTCAGTAGAGAGAGTCTTGAGCTGGTCTAAGGAATAATGGTCCAACCGCTCGTCCCAAGTAGGGTACTGATCAGCTTTGTCTTTCTTTCTACGCAATCGATCCAATTCAGCTTTAACATTCTTTGTTTTGTGGATGAAGAAATCGGCAATACCCTCCTCTCGTTTTCCTCGTTCATTCATATCATGCTTCTGAAACTCTTTCAAGATCTCACAGACTTCGGTCTGGTTCTCGGGCCAAATCTCTGGTTCAACCAATCGGTATGAGTTTCCTTGTTTTGGTCCGAAGATGATTGCGCAAGCTTTCACATCGCAAAGTATGGAGAACTCacgaatcttcttcttcaaaccctTCACTCTCTTCTGGAAAGTTGTTCTTCTAGCCCTTTCGTTGCTTATGAGTTCCATCTTTGCTTTTGATCTTCCCATCTTCTTGTGTTTCTAACGTTGTAAtttctaagaaaagagaagcagATCATATATATATGAAGATTATTAATCCCTATTTTAAACTCCACAGATTAAGAGTGTAAGATATACAAATTAACACAGAGAATCAAAATTTCAATTGTGAAAATCATAAAACCCATTTACCTAAATCTTCAAACaactttctattttaattaataTGATGATTAACCCATTCTTTAAATCAAAGTTAGTAAAACCCTTTAatctctctcgatctctctctAACTGCTTCCGAAAAGAACATAAACTCCTTTAAGTATTAATTAAGTGGTAGATCGTAACAAGCTCAACCGATGGAATTTAATGGCCAAAATAATTTTACAAGTTGCGCAAGAGAGAGATAACCAAAGCTCTTCTAATGGCGGACAAAAGAAAACCTgtgaaacagagagagagagagaaagaaaaggaaggtaGGAATGGCTTACCAATTGATGGGCTGAAGACAGCTAGCGTAATTGTAAATAAGTAAAGAAGGATTAATGAGGCTATAAATAGTGTTTTTCCCACGTTCCAAGAACCGATATTGGTCTGTCTTCAAacacaaaaattaaaaactaaataaaatcaaatcttttcaaattttagagtaTTTCGTTTGATGCATAAAAGGAAGGAAATAAAACACATGTGCTTAGTTCTAAATTTCTCTCTAACGGTAAAAGGATTTGGGTTGATTTCATGATTTGGcactatttttttgttttccttgggTACAAAGAAAATATCTGCTAAATCACTCATTCAAGGGCGATTTCATAAACTAGTAAGTAATTCAGTCTTTGGGGTGAACTACAGAGTGGACAGTGGACGGTAATTTCGTATAGTCGACCCTAAGGGTGTAAATCGTTGGTCCGGGCGGTTTAGGTTGGGTCTAATCGGTAGGAATGTTAATAGATATTCAAAAAACCGAATTCGATTGTTTTGTGGTATCCgaattttaattcaaataatccaaaaaaaatttatccgaTCTGAATAGATatccaaataataataaaaaattaactagtgttcttgagggtttttgaagattagaTAGGTTCtaaagaatgaagaaatgagaattATGAGACTAAAACAACTGAGAAACaaggattgagagtgaatcgtATTTGttggggggaggaaggtctAGGTTACACAAGTCAGAGATGTAAAAAATCGAATTCAATTCttatccgtatctgtttagggaTATACGTATATGGGCAGGGAATATCAGGATCCGATTACATCCAATCGGTATTCGATTTGTTTACTGTCTACTAATCGGTCCCCTTACTTTAAGATCCTGCACCATAACCGACTTATTTAAGTAATTGGTCCTCATAGGCTAGGCATGGTCCTATTTATAAATGGTCGTTCGGGTATCAATCTAAAATTGagctcgtactaaatgggctacAATCGGACTATGCAAGTTTGATCCATATAGATCCTAATGAGGTTCAATTCTTTCGGACAAAACAAGAACTTATTTGAGAGAATCTTTCTCATGAGGCTAACAATTAAATAAGTAAATCTAAATGCATTTGAAGTTCTATGGAGCTCAATCTCAATGGACATACATATGATCACATTTCTAACAATTTAAATCGCCCTGATTATGTGTTTCGTTTGTTTTTTGTccattaacttttttttttttgggttgaaagcaaggctattcattcatgcgcacCCAATGCCaaacaaaaggaaacacaaTACAGAAAACTAAAAGATAACATGATAAACACGAGGTATGGATAGgcggtatccaaaaccaaggagtggagatTGACCCGGTCTCACCtgccattgactgggtcatccagACTAGGGGTGGGTTCACAAACAGTTCCCTAGAGAACAGGCTGTAAACACAACTAAGTTTAAGCGCATGCACAAACGTGCCAATAAAGGGGTCCTCGTACTTGCCAAACCGGACAAATCCACACTGCCCACTCGTGTCGACATACTGCCACAgcctactttcaaacagacttACCAGAGAGGCAAATATCTGATGGACCGACGAGTGGGGTATCATCCGACGATAGGAAATGGTTGATGAGGATTGAACGACCGATGGAACATCCAAGCTGACGAAAAGCATGATGCCACCAGCACCAAAGTCGGCAACACCTACAAACacatagagaaagagaaaagaaaaaccttCCTGTACTGGTAGCCCCTCGGTGGTGTccacaaaaaacccaaaaacggAAACCAGAATTTGGATCCCAAAAACAAGGTTTGTTTGCCGGCAATGGCAAGAAACCCTAACAAAACACAAAGCAGGGTGCTTtaggagaggggaagggaacgGGGTAGGAAAATGGTTAATATCGAAAACCTCCCTATCAAAGAGACTGAGCAATTTCAACTCTCTCCGGAGATTGTTCCGAATGACCTAGATCGATTCAGAGCAGTCTTCGAAATCTCCGGCGAGACTGCTCCATTGTTTCCGACATTGAACAAGCCCCCTATGCACACCGTACCGATTGCAAAAGGATAAGACGGAAGCCCACCCAGGGATTACAACACCATCGCAAGGCGGATAGGAGATTGGGTGTGTATCGGCGGCCACCCGAGCTGGTGTTGTTGCTGGTGGGCTTACGTGCTTAAGCGCTGTACGCACAACACCAATATGAGCGCGTCATCCTCTCCCACTCCCAGTAGCAACGTACACGATGACGCAGAGCTCCCCAGCAACTTGTAGCAGGgatcaaaaaattgaaaggaTTTCAGCACTTGAAGGGGTTATTGCTGCAACCGTCGTCgctagagagagatagagacacgAAAAATATAGAGGAAGCAAGCCCAAGTGGTGGTCAAAAGAGGATGGGAGAAACGTGCCCATGGATCTGAACTTTTGCCCTATAGAACCTGGATGAAGACCGAGAGCTTTTGGTCGATGTCGCCATAGGTGAAGCTCTGTTGTTTGCAAGAACAGATCATGTCGACGATGGCGTCGACATCGTCGTCGTTGGCGTCTTCATCGTTGGCAAGGCCGATGGTCATGATGGAAGAACTAAGGAGGATATGGAGAAGGAAAAACGCAGGTTCAATACACGCACAAAGGCGGAGACAGAGACACGCCACAAAGGTGGAGATCAATACACGCCAAAAGGcggagacagagacagagacacGCACGACTATGGAAAAGTAACAACAGcgaaaaaagagaaacaaaaaccctaatgGAGGTCTTTTACTTTACTAACAAACCTGATTTTCTATGTCCATTAACTTCATAGTGTATTAATATTCAATTATCAATTCTATGTTTTTACTTGGCTCATAGTCCTTTATATATAGCTTATGTAATGTGAGAAGATAAATTAATCAATGGGATTAAGAAAGAGTATATATTTGGGATAAAACAAAGAATTTAAAGGATAATTAGGGTAAAACAAACAGTTCATAGACGGGCTTAAATGTGTCGGGCTCAATCGAGCGCCCGTTGGTCCATCCCCTTGCACCTTAGCCTGACATATTTAGCTAACATGTTGGGCTGGTTTGGGGTTTTCACCAATTAGGATAGGTCAGTCCTACTAGTGCGGGCTTAGAGTTGATGCCCTAGTCGATCCCACTTGTCGGTCCTAAAAGCTATgctccaaagaaaaggaggggtCATTTTCTATGTACTAGGTTTGTGAGTCATAATCGTAGTTAGTAAGACCGTGAACGGCAATAAAACAGGTACAAATACATACGACAATTAAACAAACTAAATTGAAATCCAGAGTAATAAAATAATACAATAATGATACAATACGTATTTAATATGTCATCTCTGTAAATATAAACACAGATACAAATTTACTTTAAAACAGACTTGTACACCACCCAATAAACAACAGGGTAAACCAAGTATGCCAgagcttcttctctgttttagGTCACTAAAAGAGTCTTTATCACTTTCTACCACTAAGCAACTTACCTCTTTTGGGTCTCTACAAAGTAACACTTTATTGTGTTCTTGATGGATAATGATGGCAACTCTAGCAAAACAGTTGCTCTTGTTATCTCGTGGATGGTTCTTGAAATACTTGGAGGATTCGAAGTGATCAATGACATATTGTTTGCCAAATACACAAATGATGCTGTTAGGAATTTGGGTAGAACTCATTCTCAAAAATTAACCGTCAAAGAGAAGATGTCGAAGTGTACCTATAATCCATCGTATTCCTCATTCATATCCGATAtgagactattttttttttccgacttcCGCGTGAAACCCCAATAGCTGCAATCACAGTCAAAGGCAGAGAAAAGGAAGGGACAGGCAGGTGGAgaatttgagatgaaagtaTCTTTTGGTTGCCCTTAAATCCAAAGAAAGAGTAAGTTCCATGGAAACTTCATTCAAGGTAGACTTTTGCTATTGTTGCAAATTAATTTACCAATGTTTAACCCTTACTTGATTTGACTTGCAATCCCAATTCCTCGTAGGATCAGAACTTAATTGGACCAGGCTGAGAGAAGCTCAATAATAGCTCATCAAGCCCACAAGCTTTTTTGGGCTCAGACCAGGTCTAAGCCTTGCCAACCATCATGAACCTCGGACCAGGCTCAGGACAGCACAC harbors:
- the LOC122659015 gene encoding agamous-like MADS-box protein AGL82; the protein is MELISNERARRTTFQKRVKGLKKKIREFSILCDVKACAIIFGPKQGNSYRLVEPEIWPENQTEVCEILKEFQKHDMNERGKREEGIADFFIHKTKNVKAELDRLRRKKDKADQYPTWDERLDHYSLDQLKTLSTELDLKVELVNQKLNRTEEEEFDLLEKAIEYFSSPPDDDVLLLHQQLPLSYVPNPMMMDEYSCLPIDFTYGSPAMLFDTGTLMMDGVDFTYGTPVISSVAQIHDQKNYSYLLPTLDENQIEGVFNNSSQGGGGGYYYIPAVADIQ